The following nucleotide sequence is from Pseudomonas putida S13.1.2.
AGGGTGGTGATGCCATCACGCTTGGCGTTTTCGGCCAGGAATTCCTTGCCAGCGCCAGCAGCAGCTTCTGCCTTGGCAGCCGCTTCGGCTTGCATGATGTCGCGGATCACTTTGAAGCTGGCCGACAGGTCGGCTTCGCTGACGCGGCTGTCGGCGCCGTTGAAGGCGTCGGTCAGGCCGGCCAGGATGGCTTCCAGGCTTACGCCTGGTGGCGGGTTGTCGCGCAGCTGGCCGCCCAGCTGACGGCCGATACCGTAGCTGACGCGCGTTTCGTCGGTAGACAGATTGAGTTCGGACATTGTCGTGCTCCACTGCAGGGCGCAGTGCAGCCGCGCCCTTGATGAAAAGGGCGAGCAGCCTAGCACACTGGGAAGCTGCGAGCAGCTACCAGGCCGAACGCTGGGAAATCGGCACCTTGAGGTCTTCTTCCGGGTGCGAACCCATGCCGCACATTTCGTCCTGCACCGACCAGTGCACCAGGTTCATCGAGACCATGGGGATGGTTTGCAGCAACTTGCGGGCATCCTCCACCGAGTGCACGCGCAAGCGCTCGCCACGGGTGTCAGACAGCGGGTGCGCGCGGCCTTTGAGCCGGGCTTCAATGAGGTAATCGCCGCCTTCGATGGCGATCAGATTCACTTCGTCGACATGGCCAGCCCTGGCCTCGAGATTGAGCTGATGCAGGTTCATGTAAGCACCTCGCGATGAGAACCACGCATGAGTGCTCATTTTTCGTACAGGCGAGCCTAAAGCACAAGCCAGAAACGACACCGCCCGTCCGTTTTGCAACAGACGGGCGGTGCAGGCAACAACCGGGCTCAGTGCTTGGTCAGCTTGTCCAGGTAGCCCATGCAGAACGCCGAAACCACAAAGGTCATGTGGATGATCACGTACCACATCAGGTAGTCGGTGGAGATGTTCTGCGCATCCATGAACACCCGCAGCAGGTGAATGGACGAAATCGCCACGATCGACGCAGCCACCTTCATCTTCAGCGACGAGGAGTCCATCTTGCCCAGCCAGTTGAGCTTTTCCTTGCTGTCGTCGATGTCCAGCTGCGAGACGAAGTTCTCGTAGCCGGAGATCATCACCATCACCAGCAGGCCACCCACCAGCGACATGTCGATCAGCGAGAGGATCACCAGGATCAGGTCAGCTTCGCTCAGGGCAAAGACGTTGGGCAGGACGTGGACCACTTCCTGGAAGAATTTCAGCGCCAGGGCCAGCAGGCCCAGGGACAGGCCGAAGTAGATGGGGGCGAGCAGCCAGCGCGAGGCATACATCGCGTTTTCGAGAATACGTTCCATGGAGGGTTTGGGACTCGTCAGGTGACTAAAAAAACGACAGCGAGTATAGCCAGCCACCTGTTACAGCAAAAGCCCGGTGAATCGGGGCTGCTTTGCAGCCCATTCGCAGCGCAAGGCTGCTCCTACAGGGGACCGCGATTTCCTGTAATCGATGGACTCGCCCCCGCCGAGGCATCACAGTGCCACGGTGGCGTTCGAAGAAGCCAACGGCAGCGAGGGCGAGACCATGAAAAAGCATAGTTCGAAGCACGATTCCCTGTCTTCCACCGATGTGGAACTTTGCACAACCATCTGCGTAGACCTGGCCAAACAGGTCTTCCAGTTGGCAGGCGAGGACGCTACTGGTCGGGTGATCTACGAAGATCGCATCAAATCCCGTCAAGCATTCCATGACTTCCTGATCAGGCTGCCAACGACCGTGGCCGTCTTGATGGAGTGCGGTCCAGGTGCACAAGCCTGGGCCAGGCTGCTGCAAACCAAAGGTAATCCGGTTCGCATCCTGCCTGCGCAACGCGTCGCCGAACACCGTAGCGGCGCGAAGAACGACCGTAACGATGCCCATGCCATTCTGCGTGCCGGTCGCGATACCAGCATTGCCTCCGTACCGATCAAGAGCACCACAGCGCTGGCTATTCAAGCACTGCATCGCATCCGGCGCGGCAACATCAAGCGGCATACAGCGCTGGGCAATCAGATACGTGGCCTGCTGCTTGAGCATGGCGTATCCATGCCTCAAGGCGATGCCGCGATCAGTCAGCAGGTACCGCGGGCGCTTGAGGATGCCTCCTTGCCTCTGCCCGACTTGTTGCGCGAGTTGCTTGATGAGCTGCTGACTGACTGGCTGTCTTTAGGTGAACGCATTGCGGCGCTGAGTGGACGGCTCGAAGTGACAGCCCAGCAAGATAAGGTGGCACAGCGGCTGATCACCATTCGTGGCGTTGGCCCAATCATCGCCACGGCGATCGTGGCAAAACAGACCGAACCCAGCCGCTTCGCGAGTGGCCGAATGTATTCCGCCTTCTTCGGTATCGTGCCGGACCAGCACAGTAGCGGAAACAAAATCAGGCTGGGCAGAATGAGCAAGCGAGGTGACGGCTACATACGCAGCCTGATGATCCAGGGCGCGCATGCTGTCTTGAGTCAGCTAAGACCTGATTCCGATCAGCCAGACGATCGCCGCCTCTTGCGCTGGCTATCCCGCCTTGGACGCAAGGAGGCGGCGATCAGACTGGCTAATCGAAATCTGCGCATTATCTGGGCTCTGTTACAGAGCAATCAGGTCTACCAACGCAAACCGAACAACAACCCGGAGGCTGCTATGAGCCTCTGACCAACCGAGCAATGCCACCGGGGCGCTGAGCGCTCCAACCCCTGCTAGTGAACATTGACCCTAGGTAAGACCGTCGCAGACAGATGCCTCCGCTCCTACAGGCCTAACGTAATGGCCTCAATGTAAACGGCACACTGCGAGCTCACCACGATGTTGGCCAGAAGCGAAAAGCTTCCTCGAATAGGCCTGATACATAGATGCAACCGGGTTCCTATGTTCAAAAGCAGCTAGACAGTGTGGGCGAGTCCATACATAGGAGCGGCCTTGTGTCGCGATGGGCCGCAAAGCGGCCCCGGCAATGGTTCAGGTCTCAGGATGAAACTGGTAATCCCCCAGGTTCCGGCACCGCTCGCCGTTGATCCGCCGCAACTGCGCCTGCAGGTGCAAGCACCAGATCTGCGGGTCTTCGGATACCTGATAGCCATGCAAGGTCAGGCTGTCGACAATGGCGTTGAGCACCGATTCGGCCACCAACGGCCCATGAAACGGCCCTTGAGCCTTGATCGCGGAAGGTTGCTCACCGGCCATGCCGGCGGCGAACAGTAAGGTCCACATGCCGTTGTCCCCGGCCAGTGGGCGGATGCTGCATTCGATGCGGGTCACCAGGCCCAGGCACTGGCGTGTGAGGCTGAGGTTGCGCATGGCCGCGTCCCCTCCAATAAGCCTTGTTCAGCCTGAACACCAGGCTGTTTCCATCCTGAACGCTGATACTGTCCTTAAGTTCCAGCATAGAATAACAGTACCGGAAGATGGAATACCGGCGCTGAACGGTAGCACATCGCCGCCAGCGCCGGTTTATTGACTCAGGCCGGCTTGGCCTGGGCAATCACCTCTTCCAGGCGTTCCTTTTCTGCCTTCTCGATGTCTTCCTCGCTGATCATTTCGGCGATTTCACGCAGCCGTTCCACCACACGGGCGTTGACGCTGCCCTCGGTAAACTGCCCCTGCTCATCGGGCACCCCGGCCTCCTCGCCCACCAGCAGGCTCAGTGCCTCATCAGCCTGGCTGACCGCATAAACGTGGAACATGCCGTTCTCCACGGCCTGCAGCACGCGCTCGTCGAGCATCAGGGTGGCGACGTTGGCACGCGGGATGATCACCCCCTGCTCGCCGGTCAGGCCACGCGCCTCGCACAGGCGGAAGAAGCCCTCGATCTTCTCGTTGACCCCACCCACGGCCTGCACCTCACCAAACTGGTTGATGGAACCGGTGATGGCGAAGCACTGCTTGAGCGGCGTGCGCGACAAGGCCGAGATCAGTGTGCAGGCTTCGCCCAGCGAGGCGCTGTCACCGTCCACATAGCCGTAGGACTGCTCCAGGGCGATGCTCGCGGAAATCGCCAGCGGGAACTCCTGGGCATAGCGGCTGCCCAGGTATCCGGTGAGGATCATCACACCCTTGGAGTGGATCGGCTGGCCAAGGTTGACCTCGCGTTCGATGTCGACAATGCCGCTGCCGCCCGGGTACACGGTGGCAGAGATACGCGCCGGCATACCGAACGCCGAGTCGCCCACTTCCAGCACGGTCAGGCCGTTGCACTTGCCGATGGCCGCCCCTTCGGTATCGATCAGGATGATGCCGGCCAGCATGTCGTCCAGCACCCGTTGCGAAACACGCCCGGTGCGGGTGGCCTTGGCCTTGAGCGCACGTTCGATGTGCCCGGCGTCGGTCATTTCGTCACTGGCCAGCTGACGGATGAAATCGGCTTCGCTGACCAGCTGGAACAAGTCGCCGATACGCGCCGACAGGCGTGACTGGTTTTCTGCCAGGCGGGCGCTGTAGGTGGCCAGGCGTGCTACCGCGTCACTGGTCAGCGGCGCCATGCCCTCTTCGTTGGTACGGGTACGCAACAGCTGGGCGAACTGCTCCAGGTTCTCGTCGACCATGGGCATGTCTTCGTCGAAGTCCACCAGCACGCGGAACATCTCCTGGAAGTCCGGGTCGTGGTCCTGCAGCGCGTAGTACAGCTGGCGTGAGCCGATGATCACCAGTTTCACGTTCAGCGGAATCATCTGCGGCTGAAGGCTGACGCTGGCCACACGGCCCAGCTCACCGATCGGTGACTCCATCTTCAGCTTGCGCGACTGCAGCGCACGCTTGAGCGCATCCCACACAAACGGCTCGCCCAGCATTTTCTCGGCTTCAAGAATCAGGAAGCCGCCGTTGGCACGGTGCAACGCGCCTGGGCGCAGCTGGCGGTACGAGGTGTACAGCGCGCCCTGGTCGGTGCTGTATTCGATGCGGCCGAACAGGTTGTCGTAAGTCGGGTGCGGCTCAAACACCACTGGCGCGCCACCGGCGGCATGGTGGCCGACCACCAGGCTTGGGGCGTACTGCTCTTCCAGCAGCTTGCGCGCAGCGGCGTCGGTCTTGCTGTCGTCGACCAGTTGCTCGACCACGGTGCGCAGCAGGTTCAACTGCACCGACTGCAGGTAGGCGCACACCGCTGCGTTCTCGGCGTACTTTTCCGACAGCGGCGCCAGCAACGGCTGCAAGGCCAGGGTGATGGTTTCTTCGTTGAGCTGGCGCAGCTGGTTGTTCGACTCGCGCTTCCATTGCGGCAGGCTGGCCAGCTCTTCGTTCAGCTGTTCCTCGAGCGAGGCAATGTCTTCGTGGAACTGCTCGCGCACCGCTTCCGGCAGCTGGGCGAACTCGGCTTCGTCCAGCGCCTTGCCGTCAGCCATCGGGGTGAAGGCGACGTTGCTGGCGTCGCGGTACAAGGCCACGTCCTTTTCCAGCGAGGCCCGCTCGATCACATCCAGGGCGCGGTCATAGCGCTGGTTGAAGGCACGGTCGATGGCGCCTTTCTTCTGTTGGTACGACGGGTGCTCGAACACTGCCGGGAAGGTGGACAGCAGGTTGTCGATCAATCCGCCCATGTCGCTGATGAACTCGGCGGCGCTGCCCGACGGCAACTCCAAGGCGCGGGGCTCGCGGGTGTCATCGAAGTGGTTGACGTAGACCCAGTCGGCCGGGGTGTGCTGGCGCTTGCCCTCGGCCTTGAGGTAGCGCTTGACGAACGAGAAGCGCCCGGTGCCGGGCTCGCCCATCACGTATACGTTGTAACCAGGGCGGGGCATGGCCACGCCGAACTGCAGGGCCTCGACAGCACGTTCCTGGCCCAGTACTCCGCGAAACGGCTCCAGATCGTCGGTATGGGTAAAGGCAAACTGCTCGGGGGAGAAACGCCGGGTCAGGGCTTCAGGCGCGAGACGCAGGCGCGCAGCGACAGGATCGGGCATTGGGTTTCCTTACTTCGGCGGGCAGATGAGCAGCATTCTGGCGCTGCCCCAGCGCGCCTTGCAAGGCTCTACGGGACTTTATATCGCGGCAGGTCGCAGCCCGTGCAGGTCATGTAACAGCAAATTTTTCGCAATCAACAACGCAACCTTTAGATCGTGCCTAAACTCCAAGCTGCGCGGGTGGGTGAAAAGCTTTCCCGACCTGGCAACCGAGTTGCCAGAAACCCTGACCCTTGGTTAAGACAAAGAGAACAAATGCTATGAAACGGATTCTTCTGGGTACTCTGTTCACCGTGGTCTCGCTGAACGCCATGGCCGAAGCGCCAGGCGGCCCGAACTGCGGCTGGGGCAACATGCTGTTCGAAGGCCAGCGTGGCACTCCGGCACACTTCCTGGCTTCTACCACCAACGGCACTTCCGGTAACGCCACCTTCGGCATGACCTCCGGCACCAACGGCTGCTCGACCAAGGCTTCGCTGACCTACGGCGGCAAGTCCTGGTTTGCCATGAACGGCATGATGAACGAGCTGTCCGAAGACATGGCCATGGGCCAGGGCGAAGCACTGACCACCTATGCCGTAGTGCTTGGCGTGGCCCCGGAAGACCGCGTCTACTTCAACTCGGTTACCCACCAGCACTTCAACCAGATCTTCAGCAGCGCCGATGTCACTGCCGAAACTGTCCACACCAACACCCTGGCCGTTCTGAAGAGCGACCCACGCCTGGCCAAATACGCTACCGAGGCCTAAGCACTGCTGTTCCCGCCCCCCACGGGGGCGGGTTTCGCCTTTTTCGGCATCGTGAAGAAGTAGTTGCCCGATATGCTCAAACGCCTCGCTTCCCTGGCGCTGTGTGCCTGCGCCCCTGTTCATGCCGCGCCCGTGCTGGATCAAGGCCGTCTCCAGCAACTGGCCAATACCCCTTACTGGCTCGCCATTGGTCACTACGAAACCGCCAAGCTCGGCGGCTGGCGTAGCTATGTGGACGATGATGCCTTCTTCCTCGCCGAAGACGGTGCGCACCACCCGGATCAAGAACTCAAGGCTACGGTCGATGCGCTGTATGCCCCGGCCAGCCTCGGCGACAAGCACGCGCAGTGCGTATTCCCCGCGCGCACCCGCTGGCTGCGCGAACAGCTTGACCTGCAAGGCTTGCCGCAGCCGGACTGCCAGGAATTCAAGACCTGGTACAAGTCGATCGACCCGCACAACGCCGCGTTGATCTTCCCGGCGGCCTACCTGAACAGCCCGTCGTCGATGTTCGGCCACACCCTGCTGCGCATCGACCAGTCCAGCACGCGCAACGACGACACCACGCTGCTGAGCTACGCGATCAACTTCGGCGCCTACATTGAAGGCAGCGACAACAGCATCCTGTACGCCTGGAAGGGCCTGATGGGCGGCTACCCAGGGCTGTTCGCGCTGATGCCCTACCAGGAAAAACTGTCCGAATACCGCAGCCTGGAAAACCGCGACCTGTGGGAATACCAGCTGGACCTCACCCCCGAAGAAACCGGGCGCATGGTCGAGCATGTGTGGGAACTCAAGCAGATCCAGTTCGACTACTTCTTTTTCGACGAAAACTGCTCGTATCGCCTGCTGGAGCTGCTGCAAGT
It contains:
- a CDS encoding Lon protease family protein; protein product: MPDPVAARLRLAPEALTRRFSPEQFAFTHTDDLEPFRGVLGQERAVEALQFGVAMPRPGYNVYVMGEPGTGRFSFVKRYLKAEGKRQHTPADWVYVNHFDDTREPRALELPSGSAAEFISDMGGLIDNLLSTFPAVFEHPSYQQKKGAIDRAFNQRYDRALDVIERASLEKDVALYRDASNVAFTPMADGKALDEAEFAQLPEAVREQFHEDIASLEEQLNEELASLPQWKRESNNQLRQLNEETITLALQPLLAPLSEKYAENAAVCAYLQSVQLNLLRTVVEQLVDDSKTDAAARKLLEEQYAPSLVVGHHAAGGAPVVFEPHPTYDNLFGRIEYSTDQGALYTSYRQLRPGALHRANGGFLILEAEKMLGEPFVWDALKRALQSRKLKMESPIGELGRVASVSLQPQMIPLNVKLVIIGSRQLYYALQDHDPDFQEMFRVLVDFDEDMPMVDENLEQFAQLLRTRTNEEGMAPLTSDAVARLATYSARLAENQSRLSARIGDLFQLVSEADFIRQLASDEMTDAGHIERALKAKATRTGRVSQRVLDDMLAGIILIDTEGAAIGKCNGLTVLEVGDSAFGMPARISATVYPGGSGIVDIEREVNLGQPIHSKGVMILTGYLGSRYAQEFPLAISASIALEQSYGYVDGDSASLGEACTLISALSRTPLKQCFAITGSINQFGEVQAVGGVNEKIEGFFRLCEARGLTGEQGVIIPRANVATLMLDERVLQAVENGMFHVYAVSQADEALSLLVGEEAGVPDEQGQFTEGSVNARVVERLREIAEMISEEDIEKAEKERLEEVIAQAKPA
- a CDS encoding DUF3015 domain-containing protein, which translates into the protein MKRILLGTLFTVVSLNAMAEAPGGPNCGWGNMLFEGQRGTPAHFLASTTNGTSGNATFGMTSGTNGCSTKASLTYGGKSWFAMNGMMNELSEDMAMGQGEALTTYAVVLGVAPEDRVYFNSVTHQHFNQIFSSADVTAETVHTNTLAVLKSDPRLAKYATEA
- a CDS encoding IS110 family transposase; translated protein: MELCTTICVDLAKQVFQLAGEDATGRVIYEDRIKSRQAFHDFLIRLPTTVAVLMECGPGAQAWARLLQTKGNPVRILPAQRVAEHRSGAKNDRNDAHAILRAGRDTSIASVPIKSTTALAIQALHRIRRGNIKRHTALGNQIRGLLLEHGVSMPQGDAAISQQVPRALEDASLPLPDLLRELLDELLTDWLSLGERIAALSGRLEVTAQQDKVAQRLITIRGVGPIIATAIVAKQTEPSRFASGRMYSAFFGIVPDQHSSGNKIRLGRMSKRGDGYIRSLMIQGAHAVLSQLRPDSDQPDDRRLLRWLSRLGRKEAAIRLANRNLRIIWALLQSNQVYQRKPNNNPEAAMSL
- a CDS encoding DUF6482 family protein translates to MNLHQLNLEARAGHVDEVNLIAIEGGDYLIEARLKGRAHPLSDTRGERLRVHSVEDARKLLQTIPMVSMNLVHWSVQDEMCGMGSHPEEDLKVPISQRSAW
- a CDS encoding TIGR00645 family protein, whose protein sequence is MERILENAMYASRWLLAPIYFGLSLGLLALALKFFQEVVHVLPNVFALSEADLILVILSLIDMSLVGGLLVMVMISGYENFVSQLDIDDSKEKLNWLGKMDSSSLKMKVAASIVAISSIHLLRVFMDAQNISTDYLMWYVIIHMTFVVSAFCMGYLDKLTKH